GCGCAGGCAGCCCTGCAGGAGCTCAGCCACTTGGGTCCGGTGGGCCTGGTGTTCGCCTTGGGCCAGGAGGGAGCCAGCCAGGAGGGCATTGACCCTCGGAGACAAAAGGCCGGAGAGGAAGCGTAGGAACACGTCCAGCCTCCCGTCCTCTGCCTGCATGGCCCGCTGGGTTGCGCTCCTGAAATGCGTGAGGAAACCCAGCCTGGGCCAGGATACGCCGCTCTCAGTAAAGAGGTCGAAGATGGCCCTCCTGGATGCACCATAGTAATACGCGGCTGCCACAAACTCCTGCAGGGACAGGTGGGTGAAGCAGTAGGCCACCGACGATGCCAGCGTCTCCTCCTGCTGCAGGAAGCAGCTGCACAGGGCACCCTGCAGCAGAGCGAGGTCCACACCGAACGCCTTCATGTCTTGCTCGTAAAACACATATTTCTTCTTGAGCAGCCCATGGAAGGCCAGCCGGCCCAATGTCCCCACCATCTTTCGGCCACCATGGGCCACCTGCTCAATGCGAGGGCTTGCCTTGCCCTTCTCCTGCCCCTCCCCGCTGAGGGCCATCCTAAAGTACCATGAGTAGAGCTCGCACAGGGTCCTCGGGGGCCACAGCTCTGCGTCCTGGGGCCCCGTCCTGCTGCGCCACAGGTGGCCTAGTGCCACCCCCATGAGCCTGCAGAAGGCTGGGACGGTGCACATCAGGTACAGGGCCCTGTCGGCCTGTACTTGGCTCAGCACCCAGCCCAGGAGGGCCTGGTCCTCGGGGAACATCTGCTCCAAACACACTTTGATCTCCTCCTCGTTAAAGCCCCGGATCTCCGTCATCCGGTCCACCAGGCCCCCCGGGATCTGGCCAGATGCACTGGGACGGGAAGTGATCCAGATGGAAACTTCTGGAAAGAGGTTGCCGCGGATGATGTTGGTGATCAGGTGGTCCACCGGGATCTCCTTCTTGGGGTCCATGCAGGCCACGGTGTTGGAGAAGTCCAGAGGCGTCCTGCACTCATCCAAGCCGTCCAGGATCAGGAGGGCCCTGGCTGGGACTGCCACCGCCAGGCTGGGCTCACCGATGTGCGGGAAGACGGAGCAGATGAGTCGGTCGGCGCACAGCTTCTCGTGGGTGTTGAGATCTCGGAAGGTCAGAGGCAGCACCAGCGAGAAGTCCTTGCCGACCTGCCCATGGGCCCAGAGGCGGACGAAGTGCCTCACCAGGGTGGTCTTGCCCATGCCGGCCACCCCAATGGTGATGGAGACCCGGGGTGGGACAGACACCcgggagagaggcaggaagagCCGGTCTAGGGCAACGGTCCTGGCGGGGCGCCCACCCCCACGGGTGGCCTCCACCTGTGTGAAGTCGTgctccctcagctgcaggtccgTCAGGCCCTCCACCAGCAGGAGGGAGGCCAGCCTGTGCCAGGGTCCAGCCAGCTCCGGGCCACCTCCCACCTTGCTCAGAAGGGCCTTGCGGTGCCTCTGTATCATGGAATCTGTCGGACAGAGGCCAGTGGGGAGGGCGGGTAAGGGAAGAGTGGGCACAGACAGCCCAGGTATCCCCCACCCCGTGTCTGCCTCCCAAGCCAGTCCTACCACTGCTGCAGGGCCCCAGCGAGGAGTCCGGTGTCCTGTCCAGGGCCTGAGGCGCCTGGGAGCCTTGACTGCCCTTCCCAGCCAGCAGATCCATGAGGGCTTTCACCTGCTCGGCCGGGGAGCCTGTGCCGTGGCCCTGGCCGGCCTCCCTGCCGGTCCGCACCTCTTGCTTCCTCATGGAGTTGGGGATTACTTCCAGGAGCTGTGAAGAGAGGGCCTAAACCTGCTTCCTGCCATGACCCCCATCCAGCAGCCTGGGACAGGTGAGCAAGCCCCCAGGAATGGGGTCAGGGatcccctcttcctctttcctcagcctttgGGTGGCCCACTGACCTGATTTCTAAGAACGGACTGGAAGGGCCATTTGTTCCTGCATGGTGACAATGATCACACGAATGCAGGGGCCCAGTGGATGAGAACTGGGGCCCTGGACTTGCACCCTGGCCCTGCCACTTACCAGATAGGTGATCGTGGGCAGGCTGAGtctcctctctgtgccttggtgtCTTCATTTGTGACCTGGAAACGGTGATGAGGTTACAAGTAAGTTCACtcagaaggaaggaggaatgaaAGAAGACACCCTGTTGGAAGatgtgggaaaaagaaaaaaaaaggaggccacTCTAGGGATGCTACACTGTGTGATTCTGactgacattctggaaaaggcaaaaccatggagaCAGGAACAGTGAAAGAAAGGGCCAGTAGGGGCCAGGGGTTGGGAGGAGGGGTGAACCGGTGGAGCATAGACAATTCCTAGGGCAGTAACATGACTCTGTAGGGTACTACAGTGGTGGGTCCATGTCattatcattatacatttgtccagacccacagaatgtacaactcCAAGAGTGAGcccatggctgggcacagtgactcacacctctaatcccaacactttgggaggtcaaggtggtggatcgcttgagacctggaatttgagaccaacttgggcaacatagaacccatctctaaaattttttttaaattagccaggttggGGGTATGtgtcggtaatcccagctacttgggaggccaaggcagcaggatcgcttgagcccaagaggtcgaagctgcagtgagccatgatcacaccatggcactccagcctgggtgacagagcaagaccccgtctctaagaaaaacaaaataggccgggcacagtggctcacgcctgtaatcccagcactttgggaggccgaggcgggcggatcacaaggtcaggagatcgagaccatggtgaaaccccgtctctactaaaaaatagaaaaaaattagccgggcgcagtggcgggcgcctgtagtcccagctactcgggaggctgaggcaggagaatggcgtgaacccgggaggcggagcttgcagtgagctgagatccggccactgcactccagcctgggcgacagagcgagactccgtctcaaaaaaaaaaaaaaaaaaaaaaaaaaactcttaattaTTCTTGCTGagttaaagcaaaaaaaaaaaaaaaagagtgagccACAATATGAACTATGGGCATTGGGGGATGGCAACATGCCCGTGTAGGTTTATTGATTGTAATCAATGGACCACTGTGGCAGGGGACGGTAATCGTGGCAGTCTGGGTGGGAGCAGGCATGGGGCGTATGGGAAGTCTCTGTACTTTCCCATCAGTTTTTCTATAAGCCTGaccagatgcagtgactcatgtctgtaagcccagcactttgggaggtcgaggcgggcaggtcacttgaagtcaggagtttgagaccagcccggccatggtgaaaccctgtctctactaaaaatacaaaaaattaactgggcacggtggctcacgcctgtaatcccagcattttgggagaaagaggcgggcagatcacctgaggtcaggagtttgagaccagcctgactaacatggagaaaccctgtctctattaaatatacaaaattagccaggtgtggtggcgggcgcctgtaatcccagctactcaggaggctgaggcgggagaatcacttgaacctgggaggcggaggttggagtgagctgagatcacgccattgcactccagcctgggcaacaagaacgaagctctgtctcaaaaataaataaataaa
The genomic region above belongs to Chlorocebus sabaeus isolate Y175 chromosome 5, mChlSab1.0.hap1, whole genome shotgun sequence and contains:
- the NLRC3 gene encoding NLR family CARD domain-containing protein 3 isoform X2; translation: MRKQEVRTGREAGQGHGTGSPAEQVKALMDLLAGKGSQGSQAPQALDRTPDSSLGPCSSDSMIQRHRKALLSKVGGGPELAGPWHRLASLLLVEGLTDLQLREHDFTQVEATRGGGRPARTVALDRLFLPLSRVSVPPRVSITIGVAGMGKTTLVRHFVRLWAHGQVGKDFSLVLPLTFRDLNTHEKLCADRLICSVFPHIGEPSLAVAVPARALLILDGLDECRTPLDFSNTVACMDPKKEIPVDHLITNIIRGNLFPEVSIWITSRPSASGQIPGGLVDRMTEIRGFNEEEIKVCLEQMFPEDQALLGWVLSQVQADRALYLMCTVPAFCRLMGVALGHLWRSRTGPQDAELWPPRTLCELYSWYFRMALSGEGQEKGKASPRIEQVAHGGRKMVGTLGRLAFHGLLKKKYVFYEQDMKAFGVDLALLQGALCSCFLQQEETLASSVAYCFTHLSLQEFVAAAYYYGASRRAIFDLFTESGVSWPRLGFLTHFRSATQRAMQAEDGRLDVFLRFLSGLLSPRVNALLAGSLLAQGEHQAHRTQVAELLQGCLRPDAAVCARDINVLHCLHELQHTELVRSVEEAMETGALARLTGPPHRAALAYLLQVSDACAQEANLSLSLSQGVLQSLLPQLLYCRKLRLDTNQFQDPVMELLGSVLSGKDCRIQKISLAENQISNKGAKALARSLLVNRSLTSLDLRANSIGPQGAKALADALKINRTLTSLSLQGNTVRDDGARSMAEALASNRTLSVLHLQKNSIGPMGAQRMADALKQNRSLKELMLSSNSIGDGGSKALAEALKVNQGLESLDLQSNSISDAGVAALMGALCTNQTLLSLSLRENSISPEGGQAIAHALCTNSTLKNLDLTANLLHDQGAQAIAVAVRENRTLTSLHLQWNFIQAGAAQALGQALQLNRSLTSLDLQVASIGAPGAQVLGEALAVNRTLEILDLRGNAIGVSGAKALANALKVNSSLRRLNLQENSLGMGGAICVATALSGNHRLQHINLQGNHIGDSGARMISEAIKTNAPTCTVEM
- the NLRC3 gene encoding NLR family CARD domain-containing protein 3 isoform X1; the encoded protein is MRKQEVRTGREAGQGHGTGSPAEQVKALMDLLAGKGSQGSQAPQALDRTPDSSLGPCSSDSMIQRHRKALLSKVGGGPELAGPWHRLASLLLVEGLTDLQLREHDFTQVEATRGGGRPARTVALDRLFLPLSRVSVPPRVSITIGVAGMGKTTLVRHFVRLWAHGQVGKDFSLVLPLTFRDLNTHEKLCADRLICSVFPHIGEPSLAVAVPARALLILDGLDECRTPLDFSNTVACMDPKKEIPVDHLITNIIRGNLFPEVSIWITSRPSASGQIPGGLVDRMTEIRGFNEEEIKVCLEQMFPEDQALLGWVLSQVQADRALYLMCTVPAFCRLMGVALGHLWRSRTGPQDAELWPPRTLCELYSWYFRMALSGEGQEKGKASPRIEQVAHGGRKMVGTLGRLAFHGLLKKKYVFYEQDMKAFGVDLALLQGALCSCFLQQEETLASSVAYCFTHLSLQEFVAAAYYYGASRRAIFDLFTESGVSWPRLGFLTHFRSATQRAMQAEDGRLDVFLRFLSGLLSPRVNALLAGSLLAQGEHQAHRTQVAELLQGCLRPDAAVCARDINVLHCLHELQHTELVRSVEEAMETGALARLTGPPHRAALAYLLQVSDACAQEANLSLSLSQGVLQSLLPQLLYCRKLRLDTNQFQDPVMELLGSVLSGKDCRIQKISLAENQISNKGAKALARSLLVNRSLTSLDLRANSIGPQGAKALADALKINRTLTSLSLQGNTVRDDGARSMAEALASNRTLSVLHLQKNSIGPMGAQRMADALKQNRSLKELMLSSNSIGDGGSKALAEALKVNQGLESLDLQSNSISDAGVAALMGALCTNQTLLSLSLRENSISPEGGQAIAHALCTNSTLKNLDLTANLLHDQGAQAIAVAVRENRTLTSLHLQWNFIQAGAAQALGQALQLNRSLTSLDLQENAIGDDGACAVAHALKVNTALTALYLQVASIGAPGAQVLGEALAVNRTLEILDLRGNAIGVSGAKALANALKVNSSLRRLNLQENSLGMGGAICVATALSGNHRLQHINLQGNHIGDSGARMISEAIKTNAPTCTVEM